ATTTACTATATAAGATTTATGGGTTAATCTATCTATCATAGCTGCTGTCATAACTGGATCTTTAAATATTTCATCCCACCTTTCAAAGGAAAGATTGGTTGTGATAATGGTTGATTTTCTACCCGCTCTCAAAGATAAGTATGTGAAAAGTAGCTCGGAAGCCTCCTTATCAAAGGAGATATATCCTAATTCATCGGCTATGATTAAATCATACTTTTCAAACCTTTTTTCAAAGGCACGAAGGTTTTTTTCTGACCTACTTTCCTTTAATTCATTCACCAATAGGGGAATGGTAGTGAATAGGACTTTATAGCCTACATTACAGGCTTTTATGCCCAAACCAATAGCCATATGGGTCTTCCCCGTGCCTGGGTTACCTGCAAGGATAATATTTTGACCCGTTTCAATAAATTCAAGGGTTGAAAACACCTTCACTTTATTTCTTGCATCTTCTGGCAAATCTTCTATGATTAAATCTTCAAGGTATTTTTTATATGGAAATCTTGCACTTCTAATCCTGCTCTTCCTCCCATTGTCTTTTCTAAGGTCATATTCTTTTTCTAAAAGATCGTAAAGGAAAGTGTCATAGGTTTTAGAGTCTTTATTGGCTTCGGTAAGTTCTTCTTTAAAATGCCTTAGAATATATGGCAGCTTAAGTTCTTTAGAAAACAATGCTATTTTTTCATAGATGTCTTTATGGTTCATATGATTTTCGCCTCCTTCTTAAAGGCTACACAGGAACCTTTAAGAAGATTACCATAATGGCTTAATATTAATTTAGATTGTTCTTCTATTTGAGTAGTCCTTTCGCGATTAATGACTTTTCCTTCGTCTTCATTTCTGTTACAAAGCATTTTTATCTTCTCTGTATTAACTCCTATGGGACTGAGCTTTTCCAAATCTTTAATGATATTCTCAACTTTTTCTAATCCTTTTTGACCAATTAATTCAAGAAGGTCTATGAAATCCTTAGGATTTTCGGTATAATATTTATTGTATATGGTTTGAAGCGTGGGGTTCATTTGTCGCATGGCTGTGCTGGAATGAAGTGACCCAGGCTTCTTTTTTATGGTTTTTATGTAATGCTCTATCTTAATATTCCAAGTGTGAACACCATAGTTTCTGTTATGCTGAGCTATGAGCTTATTTTGATGGTAGACAAAGATTGTTTCTGGATATATTTTTACAAAGACGAACTTACCTACTAGATCATCGGGAACAGAGTATTTGTTTTCATCAATGCTTATGACAGAATATTTATTGACTCTAAGCTCTGCCGTTCTAGCGGTATCATAACTAGGCATTAATTCAAGAAGATATGGTTTCTCTTCCTCAAGGACATCTCTAGGACTTTTACCATCGTTGTACTCTGTTATGCGGTTATTCAGTTTAACTAATACTTCTTGAAGATATTCATTGGCTTCATCAAGGTTTTTAAA
The sequence above is drawn from the Clostridium formicaceticum genome and encodes:
- the istB gene encoding IS21-like element helper ATPase IstB, producing MNHKDIYEKIALFSKELKLPYILRHFKEELTEANKDSKTYDTFLYDLLEKEYDLRKDNGRKSRIRSARFPYKKYLEDLIIEDLPEDARNKVKVFSTLEFIETGQNIILAGNPGTGKTHMAIGLGIKACNVGYKVLFTTIPLLVNELKESRSEKNLRAFEKRFEKYDLIIADELGYISFDKEASELLFTYLSLRAGRKSTIITTNLSFERWDEIFKDPVMTAAMIDRLTHKSYIVNMNGNSYRLKETKRWLEEQ